The following are from one region of the Candidatus Binatia bacterium genome:
- the ribA gene encoding GTP cyclohydrolase II, translated as MKRSASSRPADLDAAIREIARGRGVILYDENRPESGGYLCASARRITAEMVNLMAGRAGGLICLAVHEDRLRSLGIPLLVADTPFRQGHAFGASIEASRGVTTGISAADRAATIQVASAPDASPADLVMPGHVFPIQVRSGGVLVRADAAAAASDVCSLAGESDSAALCAVLDADGELAGPDSLRELATEFGFVMLPIGAVVAHRLATELVVDRIVEREIESGYGGRFRAIVYRNDFDHDEHMALVAGDLSGDESVTVRVHSQCLTGDVFGSTRCDCGDQLHLAMDTISREGRGIIVYMHQEGRGIGLANKVRAYELQDRGRDTVQANLDLGFGEDLRDYGITAQILKDLGVRRVRLLTNNPRKVASLERYGITVTERRPIEIPAHEDNIAYLRTKRRKLGHLLEVQPGSADPADPADPEGES; from the coding sequence GTGAAACGCTCCGCCAGCAGTCGCCCGGCCGACCTCGACGCTGCGATCCGCGAGATCGCGCGCGGACGGGGCGTCATCCTCTACGACGAGAACCGGCCCGAGAGCGGCGGCTACCTGTGCGCGAGCGCGCGTCGCATCACGGCCGAAATGGTCAACCTGATGGCGGGGCGCGCAGGCGGCCTCATCTGCCTGGCCGTGCACGAGGATCGTCTTCGCAGCCTCGGAATTCCGCTGCTGGTCGCGGACACCCCGTTTCGCCAGGGGCACGCCTTCGGCGCATCGATCGAGGCTTCGCGCGGCGTGACGACGGGCATCTCGGCCGCCGACCGTGCCGCAACGATCCAGGTCGCCAGCGCACCGGACGCGAGCCCGGCGGACCTGGTCATGCCGGGCCACGTGTTCCCGATCCAGGTCCGAAGCGGAGGAGTGCTCGTACGTGCCGACGCGGCGGCCGCAGCCTCGGACGTGTGCTCGCTGGCCGGCGAGTCCGATTCCGCCGCGCTCTGCGCAGTTCTCGACGCCGACGGCGAGCTTGCCGGCCCGGACTCCCTGCGAGAGCTGGCCACGGAGTTCGGTTTCGTGATGCTGCCGATCGGTGCAGTCGTCGCCCATCGCCTGGCTACCGAGCTCGTCGTGGACCGCATCGTCGAGCGCGAGATCGAAAGCGGCTACGGCGGTCGTTTTCGCGCGATCGTCTACCGCAACGACTTCGATCACGACGAGCACATGGCGCTCGTGGCGGGAGACCTTTCCGGCGACGAGTCGGTCACGGTGCGCGTGCACTCGCAATGCCTGACGGGAGACGTGTTCGGATCCACGCGCTGCGACTGCGGCGACCAGCTCCACCTGGCAATGGACACGATCTCGCGCGAAGGCCGCGGCATCATCGTCTACATGCACCAGGAAGGGCGCGGCATCGGCCTTGCGAACAAGGTGCGGGCCTACGAGCTGCAGGACCGCGGCCGCGACACGGTGCAGGCCAACCTCGACCTCGGCTTCGGCGAGGACCTGCGCGACTACGGGATCACGGCGCAGATCCTCAAGGACCTCGGCGTGCGCCGCGTGCGCTTGCTGACGAACAACCCGCGCAAAGTCGCGAGCCTCGAGCGTTACGGCATCACCGTCACCGAGCGGCGCCCGATCGAGATCCCCGCCCACGAGGACAACATCGCGTACCTGCGCACCAAGCGGCGCAAGCTCGGCCACCTGCTCGAAGTGCAGCCCGGCAGCGCCGATCCGGCAGATCCGGCAGATCCGGAGGGAGAGTCATGA
- the ribH gene encoding 6,7-dimethyl-8-ribityllumazine synthase, whose translation MSAAPDRIAIVVSRFNRAVTDNLLEGAREAVTRLGVVCDDVDVYTVPGAFELPLLAREAARSERYSAVVCLGAVIRGETPHFEYVCQQAAAGIAQVAIDTGKPVAFGVLTTDDTTQALERAGGSVGNKGYEAVVTAVETLATIRQVRSGGSHR comes from the coding sequence ATGAGCGCCGCGCCCGATCGCATCGCGATCGTCGTCAGCCGCTTCAACCGCGCGGTCACCGACAATCTTCTCGAGGGCGCGCGCGAAGCCGTCACCAGGCTCGGCGTCGTCTGCGACGACGTGGACGTCTATACGGTGCCGGGTGCGTTCGAGCTTCCTCTGCTCGCGCGCGAGGCCGCGCGCAGCGAACGCTACTCCGCGGTGGTCTGTCTCGGCGCCGTCATTCGCGGCGAGACTCCGCATTTCGAGTACGTCTGCCAGCAGGCGGCGGCCGGCATCGCGCAGGTCGCCATCGACACCGGCAAGCCGGTCGCCTTCGGAGTTCTGACGACGGACGACACCACGCAGGCGCTCGAAAGAGCCGGAGGCTCGGTCGGGAACAAGGGCTACGAGGCCGTCGTCACCGCAGTCGAGACGCTGGCGACGATCCGGCAGGTGCGCAGCGGCGGGAGCCACCGGTGA
- the nusB gene encoding transcription antitermination factor NusB — MSRPSRRRAREAALQLLYQVDLTGDHGDEAIAAYWSSWPEASEDERTREFAEQLVRHVLDDEAKIDAAIDAAAANWDLDRFSRVDLNLLRLAVGELLASPEVPAPVVINEAVEIAHRFSDEKAASFINGVLDRVARDAGRIAGVRGVGR, encoded by the coding sequence GTGAGCCGACCGTCGCGGCGCCGGGCCCGCGAGGCCGCGCTCCAGCTTCTGTACCAGGTCGACCTCACGGGCGACCACGGAGACGAAGCGATCGCCGCGTACTGGAGCTCCTGGCCCGAGGCCAGCGAGGACGAGCGTACTCGCGAATTCGCCGAGCAGCTGGTGCGCCACGTGCTCGACGACGAAGCGAAGATCGACGCCGCCATCGATGCCGCAGCAGCCAACTGGGACCTCGACCGTTTCTCGCGCGTGGACCTGAACCTGCTGCGCCTGGCCGTCGGTGAGCTGCTCGCGTCACCCGAAGTGCCCGCCCCGGTCGTGATCAACGAGGCTGTCGAGATCGCGCACCGCTTCTCGGACGAGAAAGCGGCGTCCTTCATCAACGGCGTGCTCGACAGGGTGGCGCGCGACGCCGGTCGCATCGCCGGTGTGCGGGGAGTCGGACGATGA